One Pseudomonadota bacterium genomic window, CGCCGGGGGCTTTACCGCCGAGGGCGCGTGCCTACGTTGCACCCGCGAGGACGACGGGCGCTCCGGAGGGCGCCCCGAAAGAGAGGAGAAAGCCATGTGGGGATTCTTCGACCAACGCGGGCCGGGCATCGCCGACGAGCTCACGAGGCTCCAGCGCGAGATGGATCGCATGCTCGGCCGGGCCGCGGGCGGCTGCGAATGGTGCGGCGCGTTCCCGCCCGTCAACGTGTACGACGACGGCGAGTCGTACAGCATCCGCGCGGAGCTGCCGGGCGTGAAGCCTTCGGATCTCGACGTCCAGGCCACGGCGTCGGCCGTGACCATCAAGGGCGAACGCCGCAAGGACGCCCGCGACGAGAAGGCGAGCGTCGAAAGGCGCGAGCGGGACCACGGGGTCTTCAACCGGTCGATCGAGCTCGCGACGCCCATCGACGCGGACAAGATCTCGGCGAAGCTCGAGGACGGCGTGCTCGTGATCGTCGCGCCCAAGGCGGCGGACGCGCGGCCGCGGCAGATCAAGATCGCCTGAGCGGCGGAAGGGAGGAAGCCATGACGGAGAAGGAGAAGAAGGAGCTCTCGCTGCGCGAGAAGGAACCGATCTCGAAGCAAGGCGGCGAGCCGACGCGCGCCGGGCTCGTCTACTCGCCGGCGGTGGACATCCTGCGGACCGACGACGCGCTCACGCTCGTCGCGGATCTCCCGGGCGTGCGGAAGGCGGATCTGGAGATCGGCATCGAGGACGGCGTGCTCACGATCGCGGCGCCCGTGGCGGAGGTCGCGGCGCGGCAGAAGCCTTTGTACCGGGAGTACGGCGTCGGCGGCTACCTGCGCCGTTTCGTGCTGAGCGACAAGATCGACCAGGCGCGCATCAGCGCCGAGCTCGAGAACGGCGTGCTCACCGTGACGCTGCCCAAGGCGGAGCGCCTGAAGCCGCGAAAGATCGAGGTGGTCGCCGGCTGATTCGGCTAGAGGTTCTTGGCGTCGATCACGTCCCCGCTCTCGCGGACGACCGCGAGCAGCTCCCCGAGCCGGCGCTGCACGCGGTCGTTGATGCTCCCGGGCGTCCAGGCGCCGTCGCGCAGCGGCTGTCCCGCCGCGACGCCCGTGAGCACCTCGATCCCCTCGTCGATCGTCGAGACCGCGTACACGTGGAACTTGCCAGCGCGGACGGCGTCGATCACGTCGTGGCCGAGCATCAGGTTGCGGACGTTCGACGCCGGGATGAGCACGCCCTCCCCGCCGGTGAGGCCGCGGCTCGCGGCGACGCGGAACACGCCCTCGATCTTCTCGTTCACGCCGCCTATCGGCTGGAGCTCGCCGAGCTGGTTCACCGAGCCCGTCACCGCGATCCCCTGCTTGATCGGCACGCCGGACAGCGCCGAGAGGAGCGCGTACAGCTCGGCCGACGACGCCGAGTCGCCGTCGATCTCGTCGTACGACTGCTCGAACGTGATCGACGCCGAGAACCCGAGCGGGTTGCGCTGCGCGTAGCGCCCGCCGAGGTAGCCTATCAGGATCAGCGCGCCCTTGTCGTGCACGGCGCCCGAGAGGTTCACCTCGCGGTCGATGTTCACGACGCCGCGCCGCCCCGCGTAGGTGCGCGCCGTAATCCGCACGGGCACGCCGAACGTCGTCCCCGCGACGTCGTACAGCGCGATCCCGTTGATCTGGCCGACGGCCGCGCCGTCCGTGCGGATGATGATCGTCCCCGACTCGATCTCCCGCACCACGGCGTCGACGAGCGCGCCGTTCCTCCTGTCGCCCTCGATGAGCGCCGTCTCGACGTCGGCGGCGCGGATGGTGCGCGCCTTCGCCGCCCGCGCGAACATGTTCGCCTCGGCGAGCAGATCGAGCACCTCCGCCCACCGCGTGATCAGCCGCTCCTTGCTCTCGGCGCGGCGCGAGGCGAACTCGATGATCCGCTCCATGCCGGAGCGGTGCAGCGGGAGGTAGCTCTCCTCACGGCAGACCTGGCCGCAGAACTTCGCGAGCTTGCCGACGTTCTCCCGCGAGCGCGGCATCGACGGCTCGAAGTCGGCGAGGACCTTGAAGAGCCGCTGGAACTCCTCGTCCTCGGTCTTGAGCGTGAAGTAGACGTCGTACCCGCCGACGAGGATCACCTTGACGTTGAGCGGCACGGCCCCCGGCTTGAGCGCGCCCGCGAGCCGCGGCCTCGACTCGGCGGGGCCCATCCCCTCCTCGATGCGGATCTCCTTGTGACGGAGCGCCCGCTTCAGGCTCTGCCACGAGTTCTCCTGCGTCAGGAGATCGACCGCCTGGATGAGGAGGTACCCGCCGTTCGCCTGGTGCAGCGCGCCGGCGCGGATCATCGTGTGATCGGTGATGAGCCCCCCCGGCGTCTCGCGGTACTCGAACACCCCGCACAGGTTGCCCGCGGCGGGCACGCGCTCGACCACCACGGGCGCTCCCCGCTCCTCGCTCCTATCCACGGCGACGTTCACCTGCAGGAGGAGCCGCGGATCGAGCTGCTGCGGCGGAACGGGCATCTCGCACTCGATGGGCGAGTTGCTCATCGTCTTCTCGTCCTTCTCCTCGTCGGGCGTGAAGAGGCGGTGGTTCGAGAGCACGAACTCCTTGGCCTGTTCGAGGAACGTCGCCAGGTCGTCCCCGTGCTTGCGGTAGCGCCGCGAGATCTCGTGGAACAGCTCCTCGACGAGCGGCCCGACGGCGCGCGTCTCGGCGGCGAGCAGGCGCGTGTCGTGGTCGCGCTCGAGCTGACGCCGCGCGTAGGTGAACGCGTCGATGTGCTTGTGGAACTCGAGCATCCGCTTCTC contains:
- a CDS encoding AAA family ATPase codes for the protein MSAKKRIRLDPAQLTAAIPPGWLNFSTTADLDRHLGMIGQERAMRAVEVGLEVRTRGYNLFAVGEPGSGKTSTLERILKHRAAAEPLPGDVCYVHNFATPDRPRPVMLPAGQGRELAKDMDRIFVELGRLIPRVLSEGAFGHIRAGIIAETRRKMDDVTRRTSEIADRLGLKLEETDSQLRVVPIVDGEQIEEAQVLALPPRARRQIEKRMLEFHKHIDAFTYARRQLERDHDTRLLAAETRAVGPLVEELFHEISRRYRKHGDDLATFLEQAKEFVLSNHRLFTPDEEKDEKTMSNSPIECEMPVPPQQLDPRLLLQVNVAVDRSEERGAPVVVERVPAAGNLCGVFEYRETPGGLITDHTMIRAGALHQANGGYLLIQAVDLLTQENSWQSLKRALRHKEIRIEEGMGPAESRPRLAGALKPGAVPLNVKVILVGGYDVYFTLKTEDEEFQRLFKVLADFEPSMPRSRENVGKLAKFCGQVCREESYLPLHRSGMERIIEFASRRAESKERLITRWAEVLDLLAEANMFARAAKARTIRAADVETALIEGDRRNGALVDAVVREIESGTIIIRTDGAAVGQINGIALYDVAGTTFGVPVRITARTYAGRRGVVNIDREVNLSGAVHDKGALILIGYLGGRYAQRNPLGFSASITFEQSYDEIDGDSASSAELYALLSALSGVPIKQGIAVTGSVNQLGELQPIGGVNEKIEGVFRVAASRGLTGGEGVLIPASNVRNLMLGHDVIDAVRAGKFHVYAVSTIDEGIEVLTGVAAGQPLRDGAWTPGSINDRVQRRLGELLAVVRESGDVIDAKNL
- a CDS encoding Hsp20/alpha crystallin family protein codes for the protein MTEKEKKELSLREKEPISKQGGEPTRAGLVYSPAVDILRTDDALTLVADLPGVRKADLEIGIEDGVLTIAAPVAEVAARQKPLYREYGVGGYLRRFVLSDKIDQARISAELENGVLTVTLPKAERLKPRKIEVVAG
- a CDS encoding Hsp20/alpha crystallin family protein — its product is MWGFFDQRGPGIADELTRLQREMDRMLGRAAGGCEWCGAFPPVNVYDDGESYSIRAELPGVKPSDLDVQATASAVTIKGERRKDARDEKASVERRERDHGVFNRSIELATPIDADKISAKLEDGVLVIVAPKAADARPRQIKIA